The nucleotide sequence AAAGTACGGCGACGCTGACATCATGGTAGCCGGTGGGTGCGAGTCTTCGATAACGCCACTCTCATTAGCCGGTTTCACCAGTATGAAAGCCCTGTCAACCACCGCGGATCCCGAAGCCGCCTGCCGCCCCTTCGATGCCCATCGGGATGGCTTCCTGATGAGTGAAGGAGCCGGGGTTATCATTTTAGAGGAGCTGCGCCATGCCGAACGGCGGAGAGCGCCGATCTTCGGGGAATTGGTCGGCTATGGTGCTACTGCCGACGCTTATCACATCACTGCCCCCGCCAAAGGGGGCGAAGGTGCCGCTCGCGCTATGAACCTGGCTATCATGGATGCCCAAATCCAACCCGGCAAAGTAGGTTATATCAATGCCCACGGCACTTCCACGCCCTACAACGATAAGAATGAAACTATAGCTATCAAAAACGTCTTCGGTGAATACGCCAAAAACAGCCTGATTGTCAGCTCCACCAAATCCATGACCGGGCACATGCTGGGAGCCGCAGGGGGCGTGGAAGCCATCGCTACCCTCCTCGCCCTCCAGCGACAGGAGGTCCCCCCAACAATTCACTACCGCACCCCTGATCCCGAGTGTGATCTAGACTATTCCCCTAATAGCCCCACCAAACACTCCTTTGAGTACGGCATGAGTAATACTTTCGGCTTCGGAGGCCATAACGCCGTCCTCCTCTTCAAGCGCTTCACTATTTAGCACTGTGAGATTATTCCGCCACCTGCTCGAGAATATCCAAAAGTCTCCGATAGGTAAAACCGGAGATCTCGAGCAGCAATTAGGTCACCATTTCAAAAATCCCCACCTTCTGGAGCAGGCTCTCACGCACCGCAGCGTTGCTGACAGTTCACACCGGAATTTCGAGCGACTGGAGTTTCTGGGTGATGCGGTACTGAGCCACGTGGTTTCCGCCCATCTGTATGCCACTTATCAGGCCGGATCCGAAGGCGAGCTCACCTTGAGACGCTCCGCACTTGTCAGCAAGCGATTCCTGGCGGACATCGGTGAGAAACTGAGCGTACACCGATTCCTGCAGGTCGATAGCGGCGTGCATTTAAGCGATGCCAAAGTACGGCGCAACCTGGTAGGTGATGCCATGGAAGCTTTGATTGGCGCCATCTATCTGGACGGCGGCATGACCGTGGCAGAACGGTTTATCCAGCGGGAATTACTAAAACGGGAGAAGGAGACCGCCGGATTCGTGAATCACAAGGGTCACCTTATTGAGCTCTGTCACCAGCGTGGCCTGGATAACCCCCGCTTCCAACTCCTCAAGACCAAGGGACCGGAGCACGACAAGAAATTTGTGGTACAGGTGAGGATCGGTACCCGCACGTTTGAAAGTGCGCAGGCCAATAATAAAAAAGCCGCTGAACAGGAAGCGGCGGGGCTGGCGCTGGGAATTCTGTTACAGGAGCTAAACTAAAACCTTACTCACTGCTTACTGGTTTCAGTCTGAATCTGCTTGATCTTATCGCGGATTTCCGCCGCTTTTTCATAATTCTCCTCCAGAACAGCCCGATCCAATTGTTCTTGGAGCCGCCTCAGGTGCTCTTCCACAGATCGAGAGCCAGCATCATCAGAAGATGCAGCCCGTACCGGTGGGGTGCGATGTTCCACCACTTCCTGAATCGAGGCCTCTTCCATGACGGCTTCGGAGGCGTAGATGGGAGCACCCACCCGCAGGGCTAAGGCAATGGCATCACTAGGACGGGCGTCGATATTGGTGGTTCCCATCTGACTTACCAGGCTAATTCTCGAATAGAAAGTTCCTTCCTGGAGCTCGGAAATCACAACCTCACTAACCTCCACGTTGAGGTCTTCCAGGATACTGCAAAACAGGTCGTGGGTCATGGGACGGGGCATCTGAACATCTTCCAGCGCCAGCGCAATGGATTGAGCCTCGAAACTGCCAACGATCACGGGGAGAAAGCGATCCCCAATCGACTCCTTGAGCAGAATCGCATACCCCTTACTCGGAGGATAAAATGATATCTTCTCTACCTGAACTTGGATCATATCAGAAGACAATATACCCCTTCGTCAAAACCTTGTCAAGAAAACCCTCGTCAGGTTCTACTCCCCTTCATCTCATTTTTGAGCTCTGTCAGAACCTCAATAACCGAAGGATCGTAACCGCGGAGCAGCGCTACCCAATAAGACAGCCAGTCAATCTGGTGGAGTAGCGAGAGGTTCCGCTGAATAAGGCTCTCTCCCCTTCCAGCTAAGATCCATTCCATGGGCTGGGAGGCCTGTGGCTGTTCTTTGGTACCCATCAGCCGCCTGCTCAGGTCCTGGCGCAGCTGAACCCTGGGATGGTCATCCTTGTCCGTCAACCAGATGACAAATGTATCTCCATGGTCCCTGATGCGATCAGTCAATCCAACGATTTCGTTGTGATTCTGTTCGGGCAGCACATGGTGGCTGGCAAAAAGCTTGCTGTTTTCGGCCAGCTGGCTTCTCAGTCGGATAGCCAGGCCTTCGGTAGTACCAGCCGCTCCGTAAATGACCGGCAACCGGTTCCCAATGAGCCGGGCTACTCCCAGCGGCTTGTTTTCAGGCTGCTCCGGATCACTCCAACATTCACCTTCAGCCCTCATGAGCTCCGCAGCAGCGGCCAGCTCATCCAGAACCGATGCCCCCAGCACTTGAAAAGCCACCAGTACGCGAACAACCGCTGCCAGGGAATACCCAATTGCTGCCCGCGGCTGGAGCCCAGCTGGAATCTGGACAAAATCCCATCCCGCATTGTGGGCCAAGCGGGCTAATTGACCGCCGCTGGCTATAGCCACCACCCGGCCGCCCCGTTCCGCCGCTTGTCCGGTGGCAGCCAGGGTTTCCTCCGTGTCACCGGAATAGGAAGAAGCCAGAACCAGTGTGCCAGGGCCGGTCCAATGGGGCACATCGTAATTCCGGATTACCATCATAGGGACTGCCGCAAACCGCTCTACCCAGATGCGCACTATATCTCCACCTATAGCCGAACCTCCCATACCCAGAAACAGAACCTGCTGCGGCAGCTCCACCGCCTGACCCGGCACCCAATCAGCATACGTATCCAGGATGTGGTTAATCTGCTGCGGACAGCCCTTGATGGCCGACCACATGTCCGCCTTGTCCAGCTCCTTGATCCGGTCCTTCATCGCTGCACTTATCTCCTTATTCCTAATACATCCAAAATAAAGGCATAATCAAAGGCCACCTCTTTCAGGTAATCATACCGGCCGGAAGCGCCGAAGTGGCCCTTACCCATCTCCGTCTTAAGCAGCAGACGGTTGTCATCCGTTTTGAGGGCTCTCAATTTGGCGGTCCATTTCGCCGGCTCCCAGTACTGCACCCGGGGATCATTCAGACCAGCCGTAATAAGTATATTGGGATACGCCTTGGCCTCCACGTTGTCGTAGGGTGAATAGGTCTTGATATAGTCATAGTACTCCCCCTCGTTCGGATTGCCCCATTCCTCATATTCGATAACCGTCAGTGGTATGCTGGCATCCAGCATGGTATTGAGGACATCGACGAACGGCACTTTAGCGATAACGACCTTGAAGAGGTCAGGTCTCATATTGTTTACGGCTCCCATAAGCAGCCCACCGGCACTGCCGCCGTAGATTACCAGTCGATCACTGGAGGTATAGCCATCGGCAATCAGCTGCTCGGCACAGGCAATAAAGTCGGTGAAGGTATTTTTATTATGGAGCTGTTTCTCCTCTACATACCACTAGCGACCCATTTCGTCCCCGCCCCTATTGTGGGCAATGGCATAAATAAAGCCTCGATCCAGCAGGCTCAGCCGGTTTGATGAGAAGGTAGGCTCCCGGCTGGATCCATAAGCCCCATAACCGTAAAGAAATAGCGCATTGGTGCCGTCCTTAACCATCCCTTTCCTGTACACCAGTGAGATGGGGATCATGGTGCCATCGGAGGCAGTGGCGCTGATTCGCTCCGACTGGTAATCAGCCGGATCATAGCCGCCGAGAACCTCGTACTGCTTGAGCAATTCCCGGGTCCTGGAATCCATGTCGTAGTCAAAAACCGATCTGGGGGTGACGAGAGAGGTGTAGTTGAAACGAAGAACGTTGGTATCGAACTCGGGATTCCTGTCAGCCCAGAAAGTGTAGACTGGTTCGGGGAATTCCACATAATGGGATTCCTGATCCGCAATACTGATGACCCGGATTTGCTTAAGCCCACCCTCGCGTTCGTAAACGACCAGATGATTCTTAAATGCGTCCAGGCCATCCACTTTCACCGCTTTGCGGTGGGGCAGTACTTCCTGCCAGTTTTCCTTGGCAGGACTTTTCACGGCAGCTTTGACAACCTTGAAATTTTTTGCCCCTTCATTGGTCAGGATATAAAAAGCGTCACCCAGGTGTTCGGCGTAATACTCCACTTCATGCTGCCGTGGGTGAATGACTTTGAACGCCCCCATCGGTTCGTCCGCTCGCAGGTAGCGGACTTCCGAGGTGACCATGCTCGCCAGGGTGATCAGGAAGAAGCCCTCGCTGCGTGATTTCGAAAAGTAAAGGTGAAAGGCCTCATCCTTTTCATGGTAGACCAATTCATCCTCCTGCGGATCGGAACCCAGCATATGTCTGAATACCTTATAGGGACGTTTCGCTTCATCCAGGGTGCTGTAGAAGATCGTCCGGTTGTCATTGGCCCACTCCACGGAGTAATAGGTGTTCTCGATTCTATCCGCGTGCAATTCACCGGTGTTCAGATCCTTCACACACAGGGAGAAGCTCTCCACGCCGGTGGTATCAATCGAATAAGCCAGCAGCTGATGGTCAGGGCTGACTCTATAAACACCCAGTGCCAGCTGTTCCCTGTCCTCAGCCAGCTCGTTCTGGTCCAGAAGGATCTCCTCAGGGGCGTCGATGCTGCCCTTCTTGCGGCAGTAGATGGGATACTGTTGCCCCTCTTCAGTACGAGTATAGTAATAGAAGTCGCCCTTTCTCTCCGGGACGGATAAGTCCGTTTCCTTAATCCTCCCCACCAGCTCTTTATAGAGCTTTTCCTGTAACCTCTTCGTCGGCTTCATTACCCGCTCGGTATATGTATTCTCCGCCTCCAGGTATTCGATCACAGCAGGATCATCTCTAAAGCGCAGCCAATGATAATTATCCATCCGGATATCACCAAACAGAGTGTCCGCTTCGGGGACCACTTTGGCAACCGGTGGAGCCACCTCGCTTTTGTCCGCACACCCGACCGTTAGTAGAAGGCCGAGGGATACTAAGCCAACCGCCTGAACGGGAACCAGATAAGGATGATGAGTTGACATTGAATAAACCCCTTCCCAGTTAATTGAAGTTTTAAGTAGTTTACTTCACGGCTTCATAAGCCTGAAAATCACCGCCGTTAATCCAGTCGACTAGCGATCTCGCCGCAGGATCATATCAGCAAAGGCTTGCAGGATCCCGCGGCCACCATCCAGGATCTCAAGCTGCTCCTTGGCCTGCTTAATGCTCCGGCGTATTGTCTCTTCAGCTTGATGACGGATACCCTGAGCCTCCATGATCCGGCGTATAGCGGCCAGTCCCCTTCTCAGGTCACCCCTGGCCATTTCCACCGCCTGATGCACCTGGTCGGGAACACTATTAAGGGCTGCAATCATAAGGTAGGTCTTCTTCTCAGCCAAAATGTCGCTGCCCAGGCTTTTCCCCATCGTGCCAGCATCGGAAAAAATCTCCAAGAGATCGTCCTGCACCTGGAATGCCCGTCCGAGCAGGCATCCATAACGTCTCAATCCGTCGATCTGCTCTTCACGGGCGGAAGCACAGATAGCCCCTAACTCGGCAGCCAGGCCCAGCATGTAACCGGTCTTCAGGTCGACCATCTGCAGGTACTCTTCCAGCGTTACCTTTGACCGGGTCTCAAATTCCTTGTCCAGGGCCTGCCCCTCACAGACCGCCAGAGCCCCCCTGGCAAAGGCAGTGGTCAGGGCTTCTATATTGTCAGGAGAGTGCCGCAGCTCCGCCAGGGCAATGATGAACAGGGCATCACCAGTCAGGACACCAACGCCATCATCCCACTTCGCGTGCACTGTCGCCTGGCCGTGGCGGGTATGGTCCTGGTCCATGATATCATCATGCACCAGGGTAAAGTTATGGAGAATCTCTACCGCCACGGCGGCATGGAGAGCATCCTCCTCCCTACCGCCGCAGGCCCGACTGGTGAGCAGGGTGAGTAGGGGCCGCAATCGCTTACCCTTACCGGCCAGGACATATTGCACCGGTTCAGCTAAAAGCCGCGGCCCCTGGGGATAGATCTCCCCCAACCGACCATTAATCTGCCGACGAAGAGCATCCAGGTTGGCAGAAGATAAGGTCATTCCAGCAGCTCGATCTTCCCCAGCGCCTGCAGTTTGGTCAGGACCAGGGACTTGATCTCCGCCAACCGCTGCGGTGTCCGGGCCTCAAAACGGCACACAATAACCGGCTGGGTGTTAGAGGCACGCACCAGCCCCCAGCCATCACCAAACCTGATCCGTACGCCATCGATGTCAATGCAGTCGTAGTGAGCCTTGAAATATGCCGCAGCCTTCCGGGCTATCTTGAATTTCTCATCGTCCGTGGGACATTCGAGACGCATCTCCGGTGTGCTGTGATAGGCGGGGACCTCGGCGGTCAGAGCCGACAAAGGCCTCTTATGACGGGACACCAGTCGGGCCAGGCGCAGGGAAGCGTAAATGGCGTCATCATAGCCAAAATACTCATCCGCAAAGAAGAGATGGCCACTCATTTCGCCGGCAAAGGTTACCTGTAACTCCCGCATCTTCTCTTTGATCAGGCTGTGCCCCGTCTTCCACATCACCGGCACGGCACCGCGGCGGGCAATCTCCTCCTCCAGAGCCTGAGAGCACTTCACGTCGAAGACAATGGCGCCCCCGGGGCGGGCTACCTCTTCCAGGAACAAGGCCATCAGAGTATCAGCCCAGATAATATGACCCTGCTCGTCCACTACGCCCAGCCGGTCGGCGTCACCATCATAGGCCACACCAAAATCGTAACCCCCCTTCTGCACCTCAGCAATCAAATCCTGTAGGTTCTTTACCTCAGTAGGGTCCGGGTGGTGATGGGGAAATCGGCCATCAACTGTGCAGTACAGCTCGGTGAGCTCTACACCCAGCTGCTTGAAGACTTCAGGCGCCACCAGGGATGCCGTGGCATCGCCGCAGTCCATAGCTACCCTGAGAGAACGGTCCAGCTTGATCTTATCGATTAATAAGTCCCTGTAAGGAGTAAGAATATCCTCCTCCCGCTTACGGCCCTCGCCAGATTCAAAGTCTGACCGTTCAATGAGCATCCGCAGTCCCTGGATTTGATCGCCGTACACGGCCCCTTTTCCATAGGACAACTTAAAGCCGTTGAACTCTGGCGGGTTGTGGCTGCCGGTGATTTGCACCGCCCCGTCCACCCCTAGATAGTACATGCTGAAATAGTTGGCGGGGGTTGGAATAATACCAATGTCTACCACTTCAACCCCGGTTTCCAGGAGCCCTCGGGCGAACCAATCCATAAGAACCGGCGTGGTAAGCCGCACGTCGCCGCTGAGAGCGACGGAGGTCCCGCCTTCCCGACGGACAAAGGTGCCGAACGCCCGGCCGAGGTCTTCCACTACGGGTTGCGGGAAATCCCGCTCCACCACACCGCGAATATCGTACTTACGAAAGATATAATCCTGCAAAACGCACCCCTATCTTGATGTGATTTGACCAAGCACCACCAGCTCCCGAGCACCGGTAACACCCGGCATGTTACTTGCCATCCCCTGGACGTGGGCCACTGCCAGAACCGCCATCAGGAACGCCTCCTTAAAATCCGGATCGATGCCCACTACCTGCGAGGTGACGACTTTCCAGGCGGGCAGCTCCGCCTCCAGATCAGCCATGAGCAGCGGATGATGGACTCCTCCACCACTGACAATCAAGGTGTCAACCGCGTCATAAAAGCTAACAAACCGGCGCATGTTATCGACGATAGATCTGGCGGTGAACCGCACCAGGCTCCGTAGTAAATCAGCCGGGGGGACGGAAAACCTGCCCACCAGCTGCTCCACCAGCTCCTGGCCGAACTCATCCCGTCCCGTCGACTTGGGCGGGCGACGGCGAACGAAAGGATGCGCCATGAGCTCAGCTAAAATCTCCTCCCTGATGGCCCCTTCAGCACTATAACGCCCATCCAGATCGGAGAAATGGCCAAACATCAATCCAGCCGCCTCGTCGATCAGCCCCATTCCCGGCCCGGTATCAAAGCCAATCACCTCCATCTGCTCCGCACCGCGGGCAACAGCCGAAATGTTCGCCACACCCCCTACGTTCAGGATAACCGTATCAGCGGGCCGGGAACGGCAAAGCAGCCAATCCAGAAAAGGCATCAGGGGGGCTCCATTCCCTCCGGCAGCCACATCAGCCTCACGAAAATTGGACACTACCGGCACATCTAGAATCGAACGCAGATGCGCTGCGGTGCCTACCTGCAAGGTATAGTTGCCGTCCCGGTGGGCTACCGTCTGCCCGTGGCAACCCACCAAGTCGACGGCACGTCCCTTCAGAAAATTCCCGGCGACTCTGGCATACGCCGCCCCTAAGCGAAAGTGCAAGGCGGCCACCTCATCCGCCGTACCGGTCAGGCTCTGCGCAATGGCCTTCCGCTCCTCCGCTTCAAACGGGATGGTCACGTTGTCTAGAATCTGGAACTCGAGCGTGCTGACAGAAAGGCTGATCCGGGCCAGACAGGCATCCACTCCATCCATGGACGTGCCTGACATCAGTCCCAGAACCGTCAGCGGCTGGCCTCGCCCCGTCATTTCTCAGTCCTGCCTCTCCAGAACCCGGCGAATGGAACCATCCTCTTCGCGAAGCCGCTTCCGGGATTCCTCCACTGATAATCCCCGCAGCCCCACAACCAGGGCCGTCTTCACCTCACCATCGGCCCTCTTCAGGAGCTCTAGGGCGTCCTCGTATGAGCGCTGGGTGATCTCCGAGATGATACGGGTACCGCGGTCCCACAACTTGGCGTTGAGCGCCTTCAAGTCCACCATCAGATTGCCGTAGGTCTTGTTGATCTGCACCATCGCGGTAGTGGTGATCATATTCAGCACCAGCTTGGTAGCGGTACCGGCTTTCATGCGGGTCGAGCCCGTGACCACCTCCGGACCCACCACTACGGGAATAATGACATCGGCTTGCCCACGGATGACATCCTCACTGGTACACACCAAAAATCCCGTATAGGCTCCAACTTCCCGGGCATAGGCCAGGGCCCCATGCACAAAGGGAGTCGTGGCACCGGTTGCGATTCCCAGTACACAGTCTTTCGCTGAGAGATCCACCTCTTTCAGGGCAGCTGCGCCCGTTTCCGGGTAATCCTCCGCCCCTTCCACAGACCGAGTTAGTGCGGGTAAACCACCAGCAATAATCCCCCTGACCAGCCCCAGCGGAACGGAAAAAGTCGGTGGACACTCCGAGGCATCCAGAACACCCAGCCGGCCACTGGTTCCGGCTCCCACGTAGATCAAATGCCCACCGGAACGGAAACTCTCCACCGCATGCTCCACAAACTCAGCGATGCGCGGCAGCACCTTATGCACCGCCCCCGGTACGATAGTATCCTCATCGTTGATCAACTTCAGAATCTCCATCACCGACATTCGATCCAACTCCTCCGACCGGGGATTGCGATGCTCGGTGATCAAATGACCGCGGCGCTTGGGGACTTCCATGGAATATTAAGGCTCTTCTTGCTTTTTAGCTCTAAGCAAGCTATAATATCATTATAGCTCAAATGAATCATAAATTTAAATAAGCAATACGCAAGTCCTTAAGAATATGTCGCCATCCGCCCCTACCTGAAGGTCCCTCTACAAGCCCCGTTCCACCGCTTCCGATACGTACCGCATCGGGAGGCTGACTGGTCCCACAAATCAGCTTCCTGGACTCATCAGATCATGCTTGAGCTGAGCCTCGCTCTCGTGGGTCTGGCGCTCTCGGCCTTTTTCTCCGGGTCGGAGCTGGCATTCATCACCGCTAACCACCTCCAGATGGAGGTCTGGTCCAAGCAGGCCCGGCGCGGTGCTGCTCTGGCCTTCCGGCTCCTGGGTAATCCGGACAGCTTCCTGGTCAGTGTGCTGGTAGGCACTACCCTGTCTAATGTCGTCGCAACCAGCTTTGCCACCACCTATCTGGTAAGGCACGGCTGGAATCCCGGTTTGGCTCTAATAATGATCACCGCGACGATCCTTCTCTTCGGCGAAGTGTTACCCAAGACCCTGTTCGGTGAACGACCCAACCATTTTCTCCGGATCGTAGCACCCTTTCACCACCTGCTACAATTCCTGTTTACACCAGTAATCATCCCCCTGCGCCGATTCAGTGGTTCCCTCAGATCACGCGACCAGTCCGAGACAGACATAAGGCGGGAAACTACCCTTGAACGCGAAGACCTGAAATTGCTGTTCGCCGGTCAGAAAGATGCCCGGGTATTGCAGGAGAGCGAGAAAGAACTTATCACCCAGGTCTTTGACTTAGGTGAAACCCCCGTCTCAAAAGCTATGACACCGCGAACCGAGATTTGCGCCGTCGCTGAGACCGACACCCTGAACAAAGTGGTACACACCTTCATCGAGTCGGGATACTCCAAGCTGCCCGTTTACCGGGATAATCTGGACAACGTCATTGGTGTGGTGTATCTGTACGACCTATTCAAGTCCCCCACGGATCTGGTCTCTATTGTTCGCCCGGTGACAATGATACCCGACTCCAATACTACCATCGATGTTCTCAAAGACCTTCAGCGTACCCACCGATCAATCGCAATCGTTCTAGATGAGTACGGTGGCACCGCCGGTCTGGTCACCCCGGAAGACCTCTTCGAAGAACTCTTCGGAGAATTCGAGGATGAATTCGACACCCAGATTACTGAGACCATGCTATTGCCCGATGGCTCTATACTGACCGATGGGAAAACAAAGGTGGAGGACCTGAACTACCGGTTTCAACTGAACATTCCGGAAGGGGAATATGAAACCATCGGTGGGTATCTGACCGCTGCCCTGGATCGCATCCCCCACAAAGGCGAACGCATTTATCTCCCTTTTGGTCAGGTCGTTATCAAGAAATCCACCCCCCAGCGGGTTGAACAGGTGCAAGTCTTTCCTCCGGGCAGCAAGACCTTAACCCCGGATCGCTAGCTCCTTCTCGGGGTCCCGTCCGAACCACCAGATCACCAGCGTCAACACCCCCAGCGAGAGCAGGTTACTGACATAAGGATTCATTCCGAATCCTGCCGGGATGTATCCCAGGGCCAGGGTTACACAGGCCACCAACAGACCATAGGGGAGCTGGGTACGCACGTGGTCGACATGGTCGGCGCCGGAGGCGATGGACGACATGACCGTCGTATCGGAAATGGGTGAACAATGGTCGCCGAAGATAGCACCGGAGAGAATCGCGCCGATGCTACCCAAAAAGATGGCCTGCTGGGAAGCTTCCGCCAACCCGGCGCCAGCTGGTATAATGTAGGCCAAAGGAATGACCAAGGGAATCAGTATCGCCATGGTTCCGAAAGAGGTACCTGTCGAGAAGCTGATCAGGGCCGCAATGACAAAGGTAATCCCCGGCAGCAAACGGGGATTAAGGATATCCTCAGTGAGGTGGAAGATGTAATCGGCCGTATGCAGATCGCTGGTGACCAGTTGTAGCGAGCGGGCGAGGGTGAGAATGATGATACCCACGATCATGGCCCGGAAACCGACAATGAAGGCATCCACCGTTTTGCCGATGGATAGAATCCGGCCTCCCACTGCCAGCAACCCAGCCATCAGCGTCCCACCGAAGGAGGCCCAGATGAGTACTACAAACGAGTTGGCGGCACCAATAATGTCCCGTAGGGTATGGACACCCTCCCCCAGAGCAGCCTTGCCATCCACATATAGGCCGACACCCAGCACTGCCACCATCGTGATGATGGGCAGGATGGCATTGTACCAGTGGCTCCTGACACCCTCAGGCGGCATAAGGTTAGCCAACTCCTGGTCAAGGAGTGGTTTAGCATCGTCCCGCAGGACTTTGCCCTCTCTCACGCTGCGGCTCTCAGCACGCAGCATAGACCCAAAATCGCGGCCTGAAAGAGCAATCACCAATACTACCAGGAGAGCCATGATCGAATAGAAGTTGTAGGGGATGGCGGCCAAAAACATCACATAAGCGTTATCCGTAATGCCCAGATCAGTGAAACTGCTGTCCAGAAGCCCGAGCTCAAAGCCGATCCAGGTGGAAGCTAAGGCAATGCTGGTAATGGGAGCGGCAGTGGAATCAACCAGATAGGACAACTTCTCCCGACTGATTTTCAGCTTGTCCGTAAAAGGACGCATGGTATTGCCCACGAGAAGGGTGTTGGAATAATCGTCGAAAAAGATGAGCATCCCCATCAGCCAGGTGGCTAGCTGCCCTCTGCGTCGGCTTCGGGCGCGGCGGCCCAGCGCCTGGACAATTCCGTGGGTGCCCCCACTGCGGGACACGATGCCTACCATCCCTCCCAGGGTCATGGTGAACAGA is from Candidatus Neomarinimicrobiota bacterium and encodes:
- a CDS encoding hemolysin family protein; amino-acid sequence: MLELSLALVGLALSAFFSGSELAFITANHLQMEVWSKQARRGAALAFRLLGNPDSFLVSVLVGTTLSNVVATSFATTYLVRHGWNPGLALIMITATILLFGEVLPKTLFGERPNHFLRIVAPFHHLLQFLFTPVIIPLRRFSGSLRSRDQSETDIRRETTLEREDLKLLFAGQKDARVLQESEKELITQVFDLGETPVSKAMTPRTEICAVAETDTLNKVVHTFIESGYSKLPVYRDNLDNVIGVVYLYDLFKSPTDLVSIVRPVTMIPDSNTTIDVLKDLQRTHRSIAIVLDEYGGTAGLVTPEDLFEELFGEFEDEFDTQITETMLLPDGSILTDGKTKVEDLNYRFQLNIPEGEYETIGGYLTAALDRIPHKGERIYLPFGQVVIKKSTPQRVEQVQVFPPGSKTLTPDR
- a CDS encoding Na+/H+ antiporter NhaC family protein; the encoded protein is MKLGRLFFSLALGTGFLFGRGNLVTVQAPHFVLQNVPFTITIAGLTLDQYPKGLPPEAVRVRLEGTLLTQGAVEWDGEQVRIHGVVVPVLGVSRLEVITPSGVTEANVTALPGLVSILPPLMAIALALITKQVLLSLFCGIWLGAVFTLGGYNPATAFLRTVDTYFLRALTDPDHMSIVLFTMTLGGMVGIVSRSGGTHGIVQALGRRARSRRRGQLATWLMGMLIFFDDYSNTLLVGNTMRPFTDKLKISREKLSYLVDSTAAPITSIALASTWIGFELGLLDSSFTDLGITDNAYVMFLAAIPYNFYSIMALLVVLVIALSGRDFGSMLRAESRSVREGKVLRDDAKPLLDQELANLMPPEGVRSHWYNAILPIITMVAVLGVGLYVDGKAALGEGVHTLRDIIGAANSFVVLIWASFGGTLMAGLLAVGGRILSIGKTVDAFIVGFRAMIVGIIILTLARSLQLVTSDLHTADYIFHLTEDILNPRLLPGITFVIAALISFSTGTSFGTMAILIPLVIPLAYIIPAGAGLAEASQQAIFLGSIGAILSGAIFGDHCSPISDTTVMSSIASGADHVDHVRTQLPYGLLVACVTLALGYIPAGFGMNPYVSNLLSLGVLTLVIWWFGRDPEKELAIRG